CTGTACTGTATTCAATCGTCTCGCCTGCTTCAGAATCTTCTGTTTCTTGGAAGAAGTCTGACACTTCCCCACCAGCTTGCGTAATGGCATCAGATACCGCATCACGAATAGCATTTGACGTGACGGTTGCACCTGCCACTGCATCTACATTTATAGAATTAGCTTCAACAATCGCAGCCGGAATTTGGTCAATCGCTGGATCGGAAATACCTTCAGATTCTGAATGGTCTTTAACTTGAACATCAGCTAATTTACCATCTTCTATTGTCGTCTCAATGACCATGGGGCCATTATGACCTTCAACTTCGGTTTCATATACACCATCTTCAATGACAGCTGCTTCAGCCGAAACTGCTAGAGTAGAAGCGCTCCCCATTAAGACACCTAGAGACATTAACAATATTGTTAGCCAACTAAAATACTTTCGCATCAAATTGCCACCTTTCCTATTAATATATTGATTATACCTGTTTGTGATTTAATGAACAATATACGTTTGCTTATTCACTCACATTCACCAACCAAAGAGGCATGGACTTATCAAATAACTCACCCATTTCTTGGGGATCTATCACCTCGTTGTTAAGTTTATGTTTCCAAACTTCAGCGCCGCCAAGCGACCATACAGCTAGGTCAAAAGCTTCTTGCGTTGTGAGTTCACGCGCCATTTTAGACTCATATTTCTGTTTCCAAAAATCATAAAAAGTATTTGATACGAAGTTAAAGAAGCTATTTTGGTCATCTTTTTGATTCATCATGACTTGCATGAAGTTCTTATCATCCTCTCCCATGAACTTGGATAAGCCGTAGAATATATCATAAGGTGTCTTATTCCTTTCATCTTGGAAAACCGCCTCTGCTTTCAGGCGATAGTACCAATTTGCGACTTCATATTTGTCAGTAAAGTGACGATAGAAAGTCGCACGTGAAATAGCTGCTTGGTTAGCAAGTTGGATGACAGTTATTTCATCAAAGCGAAATTTGTCGAGTAACTCTTCAAGGGCTAATAAGATGAGTCGTTTAGTTTTCAAAGAAATCACCTTTCTTGAGACAATGTCAGTCATTTGTTTCATTTTGAGACAAAAGCTAGATTGTGATTATTGTAACTATGTTAGCGCTATTATACTATATCTATAACATAAAAAGGAGGAAATATGATATGACTGAAGCATATTATGATGTTGTAGTAGTAGGTTCTGGGGCATCAGGAATGGCTGCAGCTGTTCAAGCGATAGATGACGGCCTTTCAGTCCTTTTGCTTGAGAAAGGTCGAACAATTGGTGGTTCTTCTAATTATACAGAGGGCATGTTTGCAATTGGTTCTAACATGCAGAAAGAAGCTGGCATTGAAATTAGTAAAGCGCAAATGCTTGAAGAGGAAATGCACTACTCTAATTATCGTGCGGATTCCAGTATTTGGGAGAAATACATCGATAACAGTGCAGCAACCGTAAACTGGCTACAAGAACATGGCGTGGAATTCGACCGTGTCCAAGGAATGGGTGCTGGTGTTAAATCATGGCATATTTATAAAGGCTTTGGTGACACTGTGATTGTTGATACGCTTTTACCTTATTTAGAAAGTAAGGGAGCGACTATTCTAACGCAACATGCCGGCTGTAAAATTCATAAAGATAATGATGGCAAAGTATATGCTATAGATGTGAAAGATGTGGTTACCGATAAGATTAAGCATATTGAAACAAAAGCAGTCGTATTAGCAACTGGGGGATACTTAGATAATCCAGAGATGGTGAAGGATTATACACATTATGATACTGAACGTTTAATTCCGGTAAGCTGTGGTAAAGATACGGGCGACGGCTTACGGATGGGCTGGGAAGTAGGCGGCAAGGAGACTGGCATGGGTACATTGATGCTTTTCGGAGGCTATTTAGATGATCCGAATCGTCCTGCTTACGAATTAATGCGCTCCCAAATGTGTGTGGCAGCAGGTCAACAACCTCTTTTCTGGGTAAATGAGCGTGGAAACCGCTTCGTCAATGAGGAGGTAATATATAATTTCTCTCAAGCGGGGAATGCTTTATATACTCAAGAGAAAGTGTATAGTATTCTCGACCAAGGAGTTATCGACTTAATGGCTACTGATGGTAACTTCATGGGGCTTGGAGTATATATTGAACGCGGCGATAAGATGGATGAGCTTCAAGTTGAAATTGAGTCTGCCGTAAAAGCCAAGAAACCTTACTTACGTGTGGCAGATTCCATCGAAGATTTAGCTGAGCAGATAAATGTACCTGTTGAGAATCTGGTCGCTGCTGTAGAGCGTTATAATAAAGACGCTGAAGCTGGAGAAGATAGTCAATTTGGAAAACCAGCTGAATATATGGTTCCCCTCTCGACTGGACCTTTCTATGCCTTTGAATTATCTGTTGGCTCCTTCTGTTCCATGGGAGGATTGAAAATTAATAACAATAATGAAGTGTTAAATGAAGACGGTGTACAAATTCCAGGCTTGTATGCGGTTGGTAATGATGCGAGTGGTTTAGTCGGGGATACTTATGGTCCTGATAAGCCAGGCTCATGCGTTGGTTACGCCTTCTATTCAGGACGTAACGCCGCATTGAATATTAAAGAGTATGTAGGTTAAATTTAAACTGCGCTTAGGTTACTTTCTAAGCGCGATTTGTCTAATTATTATAGAAAGGATAGTACATTAACTTTTAGGTGCGAGACGTGAGGCTGTGTAGTGAAGCAACGCAGTACAAGAGCTGGGTTCTGGGCACAGGAGTGGGTCCGTACAGTAGGATTCCGTCGGACCCTATACTGACAGCATACCACCCTGTTTAAGCGATAAACGCAAAGACTTAGCATAAGGATCCGCATTTATAAAGAAAGGAAGCCTAAAGCTCGGTGGCTTTAGGCTATTCAATATATCAGTTTGTAAATTAGCATGACTAGCAGAGCTGGCGTTGTCTAATAAATGAATACGCCGTGTGGTGGTTCGGTGCAGAGTGGTGAGTTAGCCGGGTTTGAGTGTTTAAATCGGATAGATTATGCTGTTTGCGTGGTAAATTCGGTACGGTTAAGTACCGTTAAGCGTTTTTGGTAATGTTTGAATGGATCCTCATACATTAGCAAGTTCATTTCGTAAGGTTTGAATCGATGTTCAAACCTTACGAACCACTAATATCCGTGCAGTTCAACTAGCCATACTAAGCACAAGACCCCATCTTCAGGTTTGTACGCACCAAAGCTAATCCCAATTCTTGTAGTGCATCCCTGCTGGATTCCGTGGGACTTAGCTCCCACGGGTTTTGCACTTCTTTTTATTCCGTCGGAATACTTCTCCACGAAATGATTTACGCCATTTATTCCGTCGGGCCGCTTCCCAAGAAATATCGTCGCATTTAAGCGACAGCCCTAGTTCTCAGCATCTACGCCTAGCACCCTGCACCAACCATCCCCGAGCACTCAGCGCATCCCTGCACCAACAACCTACCTCGCCACGACCCGCCACCAGGTCCACCGGGCAGAAACTCCGTACGGGCTCAGTCGCGGATCTTAAATTCACTGCAAGGAAAAACCCACAGCGCTGGGCTGTGGGTTTGTTCAACTGCTTATAGTTATTCAGTTATAAGCTATCGCTTATGAGCGTCCTTCGTTGACCCAGCGAACTGCGGTATTCACTCCGAGTGAACCGCCGATGGCTGAGATGACTGCACCAAGAACGACTCCGACGAAGGCCCAGATAGCTCCAGATGAAGCAGAGTCTGTAACTTCATTCGTTGTAACTGCAGCTTCTTGGGCAAATTGGTCTACCGATTCGCTAACTTGGGCTGCGGTATTTTGTAATTCGGCTGATGCTGTGTTGATGGCATCACGTGCCTGAGTTGCTAGGTCGTTGTAGCCGTCGATAATGTTCTGAGTTGCTTCTTCTGCTTCGGCTTGGGTTAAGTCAGTGTTCTCTTCGATTGCGTTCGCCACTGCTTCTTCATCTAAAGATTCCGCAATATTGTCAACGCGAGTCGTTAATGAGTTACCTAAGTCGTTGAGAATTTGCTCAGAATTTTCAGGGTTTACGACTAATTCTTGCGCGGCATTGCCGATTTCCGTTGCTACTTCGCTAACTTGATTGCTCAAGTAGTCTGGTTGCAACTCAGGAATGTCTGTGTCGACAAGAATTTCTTGCACGTCTTCGTTGAATTGGTCAACGTCTGCTTGGTTCAAGTTGACATTATCTGCTAAAGCGCTCACGCCTGAAGATACAGCGTCACCTGCAGTGGATGCTACTGAACTTACTGCGTCACCAGCGACATTAGCTGTGGTTGAGATGGCGCTACCTACTGCCGAAAGTGCAGAAGATGCGACCCATGTTAAAAGGACAACCGTTGCTAATAAACTACCTGCCCACGTTAAGAAACCGTGAACAAAACCAACACGACGTGACGTCAATCCTGACACAAATCCAGCGCCAAGGAATGATAGAATCAGAGCAATCACTGTCCAAATTGCTTGGCCAGTCCCTACCCCGGCAAACGGATT
This region of Suicoccus acidiformans genomic DNA includes:
- a CDS encoding TetR family transcriptional regulator, encoding MKTKRLILLALEELLDKFRFDEITVIQLANQAAISRATFYRHFTDKYEVANWYYRLKAEAVFQDERNKTPYDIFYGLSKFMGEDDKNFMQVMMNQKDDQNSFFNFVSNTFYDFWKQKYESKMARELTTQEAFDLAVWSLGGAEVWKHKLNNEVIDPQEMGELFDKSMPLWLVNVSE
- a CDS encoding FAD-dependent oxidoreductase is translated as MTEAYYDVVVVGSGASGMAAAVQAIDDGLSVLLLEKGRTIGGSSNYTEGMFAIGSNMQKEAGIEISKAQMLEEEMHYSNYRADSSIWEKYIDNSAATVNWLQEHGVEFDRVQGMGAGVKSWHIYKGFGDTVIVDTLLPYLESKGATILTQHAGCKIHKDNDGKVYAIDVKDVVTDKIKHIETKAVVLATGGYLDNPEMVKDYTHYDTERLIPVSCGKDTGDGLRMGWEVGGKETGMGTLMLFGGYLDDPNRPAYELMRSQMCVAAGQQPLFWVNERGNRFVNEEVIYNFSQAGNALYTQEKVYSILDQGVIDLMATDGNFMGLGVYIERGDKMDELQVEIESAVKAKKPYLRVADSIEDLAEQINVPVENLVAAVERYNKDAEAGEDSQFGKPAEYMVPLSTGPFYAFELSVGSFCSMGGLKINNNNEVLNEDGVQIPGLYAVGNDASGLVGDTYGPDKPGSCVGYAFYSGRNAALNIKEYVG